The following proteins are co-located in the Pedobacter frigiditerrae genome:
- a CDS encoding caspase family protein, with protein MKRLLFLFCCLFVINCLYAQPGVKGVTVNNTDKNVSTGKTWALIIGISEYQNIDDLRYAHKDAEAFYKYLRTPQVNVPTENIKLLLNKDATSAEIYGALDWLTESVKENDRVIFYFSGHGDVEKKTIYQNGFLLAYDSPTSAYMTKGSIGLTYLQSYLDSYIVKNKAKDVLLIVDACKSGKLAGGVQGAQATMKALNEHWNGQITKILSAQEGELSLEDAKWGAGRGVFSYYLLKGIQGLANRNADDHLITTMELGNYLPIIVSEETNASQNPKIEGDAKRVLFTYDDVLLAEAKKVEMVNPKDQMIAAVKPRKEKEKREKGFADKLDSTINNSYLKYMNFVEKGWLLWGNRQSDTINCALNIYNKLLNNPAAISIRPSLKSSFLTALQKGAQSKLDSLIKGQVAKKYDYRAYQEILYASRIIDKTHILYNYVQSRALYFNAFNTDSTEKSLKMLHQALVLEGEAAYLYFGLGFTYQQMNKLDSAAYYYDKAIEFAPTWSYPINNLGMIYAAEKNYEKAKTYYIRALEMNKGEWRHPLNLGKLYFSNEEYDKAMDMFKLAIKTDTTIANSHQGLASVYYQQKQFDKALYHYKKSTELDLEDPIWFNTLAEFYELVGDTTNAVNSYLNALKIDSTSIFANKGLGYLSFKLKKIETAINFYKAALSQQPKDQKILITIGLLYKEIDKPFEGYSYLFKSAELGLDSLTYSYITDGINKSPLHVLEGFKLYLKTATNQNVGATFNYWVGKTFYQNNDFINALNYFEKSIADVAGSTHKVLFDSYAYYNFAGAYAANGDSVKSLKYLQLALDNGYSDYNFIKKDKILINIKKTLAFKALMKKYSVDKKI; from the coding sequence ATGAAGAGACTTCTGTTTTTATTTTGCTGTCTCTTTGTTATAAATTGCTTATACGCTCAACCTGGTGTCAAAGGAGTTACGGTAAACAATACCGATAAAAATGTGTCTACCGGAAAAACTTGGGCTCTTATCATTGGCATTTCCGAGTATCAAAACATAGATGACCTAAGATATGCTCACAAAGACGCAGAGGCATTTTACAAGTACTTAAGAACGCCACAAGTAAATGTCCCTACAGAAAATATCAAGTTGCTATTAAACAAGGATGCCACTTCCGCAGAAATTTATGGTGCTTTAGATTGGTTAACAGAAAGTGTTAAAGAAAATGACAGGGTTATATTTTACTTCTCTGGCCATGGGGATGTTGAGAAAAAAACCATATATCAAAATGGCTTTCTTTTAGCCTATGACTCTCCCACTTCTGCTTATATGACTAAAGGCTCTATTGGATTGACTTATTTACAAAGTTATTTAGACTCTTATATTGTAAAGAACAAGGCAAAAGATGTGCTTTTAATTGTAGATGCCTGTAAGTCTGGTAAACTTGCCGGAGGAGTGCAAGGTGCACAAGCCACGATGAAAGCTTTGAATGAGCATTGGAATGGACAAATCACTAAAATTCTTTCTGCTCAAGAAGGAGAATTATCATTAGAAGATGCCAAATGGGGTGCGGGAAGAGGTGTTTTCTCTTATTATTTATTGAAAGGCATACAGGGATTAGCTAACAGAAATGCGGATGACCATCTTATCACCACCATGGAATTAGGTAATTATCTCCCGATTATTGTATCTGAAGAAACCAATGCTAGTCAAAATCCTAAAATTGAAGGTGATGCAAAGCGTGTTTTATTTACTTATGATGATGTTTTATTAGCGGAAGCGAAAAAAGTTGAAATGGTAAATCCAAAAGACCAAATGATTGCAGCAGTAAAACCTCGCAAAGAAAAAGAGAAAAGAGAAAAAGGTTTTGCTGACAAACTAGATTCTACGATTAACAACTCATACCTCAAATATATGAATTTTGTAGAAAAAGGGTGGTTGTTATGGGGTAATCGACAGTCAGACACCATAAATTGCGCATTAAACATTTACAATAAGTTATTAAACAATCCTGCAGCTATAAGCATAAGACCTTCTTTAAAATCCTCTTTCTTAACTGCCCTACAAAAAGGCGCACAATCTAAACTAGATAGTTTAATAAAAGGTCAAGTTGCAAAAAAATACGATTATAGGGCTTATCAAGAAATATTATATGCCAGTCGTATCATAGATAAAACCCACATTTTATATAATTACGTACAATCGAGAGCATTATATTTTAATGCTTTTAACACAGATTCTACTGAAAAAAGCTTAAAAATGCTTCATCAAGCTTTGGTTTTAGAGGGGGAGGCAGCTTATCTTTATTTTGGGCTAGGCTTTACTTATCAGCAAATGAACAAGCTAGATTCGGCAGCCTATTATTATGATAAGGCAATTGAATTTGCACCAACTTGGAGTTATCCAATTAATAACCTAGGAATGATTTATGCCGCCGAGAAAAATTACGAAAAGGCTAAAACATATTACATAAGGGCATTAGAAATGAATAAAGGAGAATGGAGGCATCCCTTGAATTTAGGAAAATTATATTTTAGTAACGAAGAATACGATAAAGCAATGGATATGTTTAAATTGGCTATAAAAACCGACACAACCATTGCCAACTCACATCAAGGTTTGGCCTCTGTTTATTATCAACAAAAGCAATTTGACAAAGCTTTATATCATTATAAAAAAAGCACTGAACTTGACCTTGAAGATCCTATTTGGTTTAATACACTTGCAGAATTTTACGAATTAGTTGGAGACACAACAAACGCTGTAAATTCTTATTTAAATGCATTAAAAATTGATTCAACATCTATCTTTGCTAATAAAGGGTTGGGCTATCTAAGCTTTAAACTAAAAAAAATAGAAACTGCAATTAATTTTTATAAAGCCGCACTCAGCCAACAACCAAAGGACCAAAAAATACTAATTACCATTGGCCTGTTATATAAGGAAATAGATAAACCGTTTGAAGGTTATTCTTACCTATTTAAATCGGCTGAGCTAGGCCTTGACTCTTTAACCTACAGTTATATAACTGATGGGATAAACAAATCTCCCCTTCATGTACTAGAGGGATTTAAACTTTATTTAAAAACTGCAACTAATCAAAATGTAGGTGCTACTTTTAATTATTGGGTCGGAAAAACCTTTTATCAGAACAATGATTTTATAAATGCTTTAAACTATTTTGAAAAAAGCATTGCCGATGTAGCAGGTTCAACTCATAAGGTACTTTTCGACTCCTACGCTTATTATAATTTTGCTGGTGCCTATGCTGCTAATGGCGATAGTGTTAAAAGTTTAAAATATCTACAACTGGCTTTAGATAATGGTTATAGTGACTACAATTTCATCAAAAAAGACAAAATCCTTATCAACATTAAAAAAACTCTGGCTTTTAAAGCTTTGATGAAAAAATATTCTGTTGATAAGAAAATATAA
- a CDS encoding very short patch repair endonuclease produces the protein MKRKPYPIEKNKIQVPKFEESAGFYTTKQRSKIMSKIRGKNSKPELLLRKALWSNNIRFRIHRKDLPGKPDLVIDKYRLAVFVDGDFWHGYQWDENKHKNNPTFWIPKIKRNMQRDQFVNESLKEMGYTVMRFWENEVKQNLKACLNQVKLYIETAREMDVPVKE, from the coding sequence ATGAAGCGAAAACCTTATCCCATAGAGAAAAACAAGATTCAAGTTCCAAAATTTGAAGAAAGCGCTGGATTTTATACCACCAAACAGCGCAGCAAAATCATGTCTAAAATCAGGGGCAAGAATAGTAAACCAGAGTTGCTATTGCGTAAAGCACTTTGGTCAAACAACATCCGCTTTCGTATTCATAGGAAAGATTTACCGGGCAAGCCAGATTTAGTGATTGATAAATATAGGTTGGCAGTTTTTGTTGATGGTGATTTTTGGCATGGCTACCAATGGGATGAAAACAAGCATAAAAATAACCCAACGTTTTGGATCCCTAAGATTAAGCGGAACATGCAACGCGACCAGTTTGTAAATGAAAGTTTAAAAGAAATGGGTTATACCGTTATGCGTTTTTGGGAAAATGAGGTGAAACAAAACTTAAAAGCCTGCTTAAACCAAGTTAAGCT